In Frankiaceae bacterium, one DNA window encodes the following:
- the disA gene encoding DNA integrity scanning diadenylate cyclase DisA — MLATLAAVAPGTPLRDGLERILRGNTGALIVCGYNKLVESLCTGGFVLDVDFSSTRLRELAKMDGAVVLSDDMTKIVRAAVHLVPDPTIATEESGTRHRTAERVAKQCGYPVISVSQSMKIIALYVDSKRHVLDNGAAILSRANQALATLERYKLRLDEVAGTLSALEVEDLVTVRDVVTVSQRIEMVRRIAGEIEGYVVELGADGRLLNLQLDELMAGVETDRELVVRDYAPTGRRARSVEDILTDLDALSPEDMLDVTAVARVIGFAAGADAMEAPLSPRGYRLLAKVPRLPRLVVDRLVEHFASLQKLLAAGVDDLQVVEGVGETRAKTVREGLSRLAESSILERYV; from the coding sequence ATGCTCGCCACCCTCGCCGCGGTCGCCCCCGGCACGCCGTTGCGCGACGGCCTCGAGCGGATCCTGCGCGGCAACACCGGCGCGCTCATCGTGTGCGGCTACAACAAGCTCGTCGAGTCGCTCTGCACGGGCGGGTTCGTGCTGGACGTGGACTTCTCGTCCACGCGCCTGCGCGAGCTGGCGAAGATGGACGGCGCGGTCGTCCTCTCCGACGACATGACGAAGATCGTCCGCGCCGCGGTCCACCTCGTCCCCGACCCGACGATCGCGACCGAGGAGTCCGGCACGCGCCACCGCACCGCCGAGCGTGTGGCGAAGCAGTGCGGCTACCCGGTGATCTCCGTCAGCCAGTCGATGAAGATCATCGCGCTGTACGTCGACTCCAAGCGCCACGTGCTCGACAACGGCGCCGCGATCCTCTCCCGCGCCAACCAGGCGCTCGCGACGCTGGAGCGGTACAAGCTGCGCCTCGACGAAGTGGCCGGCACGCTGTCCGCGCTCGAGGTCGAGGACCTCGTGACGGTCCGCGACGTCGTCACCGTGAGCCAGCGCATCGAGATGGTGCGCCGGATCGCCGGGGAGATCGAGGGGTACGTCGTCGAGCTCGGCGCCGACGGCCGCCTGCTCAACCTCCAGCTCGACGAGCTGATGGCCGGCGTCGAGACCGACCGCGAGCTCGTGGTGCGCGATTACGCGCCCACGGGACGCCGCGCGCGTTCGGTCGAGGACATCCTCACCGACCTCGACGCGCTCAGCCCCGAGGACATGCTCGACGTCACCGCGGTCGCGCGGGTCATCGGCTTCGCCGCCGGGGCCGACGCGATGGAGGCGCCGCTGTCGCCGCGCGGGTACCGCCTGCTCGCCAAGGTCCCGCGTCTGCCGCGCCTCGTCGTCGACCGCCTGGTCGAGCACTTCGCCAGCCTGCAGAAGCTGCTCGCCGCCGGCGTGGACGACCTCCAGGTCGTCGAGGGCGTCGGCGAGACGCGCGCCAAGACCGTCCGCGAGGGCCTGTCGCGCCTCGCCGAGTCGTCGATCCTGGAGCGGTACGTCTGA